Proteins from one Mycteria americana isolate JAX WOST 10 ecotype Jacksonville Zoo and Gardens chromosome 1, USCA_MyAme_1.0, whole genome shotgun sequence genomic window:
- the DYRK1A gene encoding dual specificity tyrosine-phosphorylation-regulated kinase 1A, translating into MHTGGETSACKPSSVRLAPSFSFHAAGLQMAGQMSHSHQQYSDRRQQNINDQQVSALYADQIQQPVTLTSQRRMPQTFRDPATAPLRKLSVDLIKTYKHINEVYYAKKKRRHQQGQGDDSSHKKERKVYNDGYDDDNYDYIVKNGEKWMDRYEIDSLIGKGSFGQVVKAYDRVEQEWVAIKIIKNKKAFLNQAQIEVRLLELMNKHDTEMKYYIVHLKRHFMFRNHLCLVFEMLSYNLYDLLRNTNFRGVSLNLTRKFAQQMCTALLFLATPELSIIHCDLKPENILLCNPKRSAIKIVDFGSSCQLGQRIYQYIQSRFYRSPEVLLGMPYDLAIDMWSLGCILVEMHTGEPLFSGANEVDQMNKIVEVLGIPPTHILDQAPKARKFFEKLPDGIWNLKKTKDGKREYKPPGTRKLHNILGVETGGPGGRRAGESGHTVADYLKFKDLILRMLDYDPKTRIQPYYALQHSFFKKTADEGTNTSNSVSTSPAMEQSQSSGTTSSTSSSSGGSSGTSNSGRARSDPTHQHRHSGGHFTAAVQAMDCETHSPQVRQQFPPPIGWTATEAPTQVTVENHPVQETTFHVTPQQQNALHHHHGNSSHHHHHHHHHHHHHGQQALGSRTRPRVYNSPTNSSSTQDSMEVGHSHHSMTSLSSSTTSSSTSSSSTGNQGNQAYQNRPVAANTLDFGQNGAMDMNLTVYSNPRQETGIAGHPTYQFSANTGPAHYMTEGHLAMRQGIDREESPMTGVCVQQSSVASS; encoded by the exons GAGGAGAGACTTCAGCATGCAAACCTTCATCTGTTCGGCTTGCACCATCGTTTTCATTCCATGCTGCTGGCCTTCAGATGGCTGGACAGATGTCCCATTCACATCAGCAGTACAGTGATCGTCGGCAGCAGAACATAAATGACCAACAGGTTTCTGCCTTATATGCTGACCAGATTCAGCAACCTGTAACATTAACAAGCCAG AGGCGGATGCCGCAAACTTTCCGTGATCCAGCCACTGCTCCATTGAGGAAACTCTCCGTAGATTTGATCAAAACATATAAGCATATTAATGAG GTttactatgcaaaaaaaaaacgGCGGCATCAGCAGGGCCAAGGAGATGACTCCAGtcacaaaaaggagagaaaagtttACAATGATGGCTATGATGATGACAACTATGACTATATTGTAAAAAATGGGGAGAAGTGGATGGATCGTTATGAAATTGACTCTTTAATAGGCAAAGGATCCTTTGGACAG GTTGTAAAGGCTTATGATCGAGTGGAACAGGAGTGGGTGGccatcaaaataataaaaaacaagaaGGCTTTCTTAAACCAAGCCCAGATTGAAGTGCGACTGCTTGAGCTTATGAACAAACATGACACTGAGATGAAGTACTATATAG tgcatttgaAACGCCACTTCATGTTCCGAAACCATCTCTGCTTAGTCTTTGAAATGCTGTCCTACAATCTGTATGATCTGTTGCGGAACACCAACTTCAGAGGTGTCTCATTGAACCTGACACGAAAATTTGCACAGCAAATGTGCACTGCACTGCTTTTTCTGGCAACTCCTGAACTTAGTATCATTCACTGTGACCTAAAACCTGAGAATATCCTGCTCTGTAACCCCAAACGAAGTGCTATCAAGATTGTTGATTTTGGCAGTTCGTGTCAACTTGGACAGAGG atataCCAATATATCCAGAGTCGTTTTTATCGATCACCAGAGGTGCTACTGGGAATGCCTTATGATCTTGCAATTGATATGTGGTCCCTTGGGTGTATTTTAGTTGAGATGCACACTGGAGAGCCTCTTTTTAGTGGGGCAAATGAG GTGGATCAAATGAATAAAATAGTGGAAGTTTTGGGGATACCACCTACCCATATCCTTGACCAAGCACCAAAAGCAAGAAAGTTCTTTGAGAAGTTGCCAGATGGCATTTGGAACTTGAAGAAGACCAAAGATGGAAAAAGG GAATACAAACCACCCGGAACTCGTAAACTTCACAATATACTAGGAGTTGAAACAGGAGGACCAGGTGGACGTCGTGCTGGGGAATCGGGTCATACTGTAGCTGACTACTTGAAGTTCAAAGACCTCATCTTAAGGATGCTTGATTATGACCCTAAGACACGAATTCAACCTTATTATGCCCTACAGCAtagtttctttaagaaaacagcaGACGAAGGTACAAACACAAGTAACAGTGTGTCTACGAGTCCTGCCATGGAGCAGTCTCAGTCTTCAGGAACCACCTCTAGTACATCTTCAAGCTCAG GTGGATCTTCTGGAACAAGCAACAGTGGAAGGGCACGGTCAGACCCCACACACCAGCATCGACATAGTGGTGGACACTTCACTGCTGCTGTTCAAGCTATGGACTGTGAAACACACAGCCCACAG GTTCGACAACAGTTTCCTCCTCCAATTGGTTGGACAGCCACTGAAGCTCCTACACAGGTCACTGTTGAAAACCATCCAGTTCAAGAAACCACCTTCCATGTAACCCCTCAACAACAGAATGCATTACATCATCATCACGGAAATAgctctcaccaccaccaccaccaccatcaccaccaccaccatcatggACAGCAAGCCTTGGGTAGCCGGACCAGGCCAAGGGTCTACAATTCTCCAACAAACAGCTCCTCCACCCAGGATTCTATGGAGGTGGGCCACAGTCACCACTCCATGACATCCCTGTCTTCCTCAACTACTTCTTCCTCTACATCTTCCTCCTCTACTGGTAACCAAGGCAATCAGGCCTATCAGAACCGCCCAGTGGCTGCTAATACCTTGGACTTTGGACAAAATGGAGCTATGGACATGAATTTAACAGTCTACTCTAATCCGCGCCAAGAAACTGGCATAGCTGGACATCCAACATACCAGTTTTCTGCTAATACTGGTCCTGCTCATTACATGACTGAAGGACACCTTGCAATGAGGCAAGGGATTGATAGAGAAGAGTCTCCCATGACAGGAGTTTGTGTTCAGCAAAGTTCTGTGGCTAGCTCGTGA